GCGGTCGGCGATGGCGCCTTGGGGTTTTGGAACGCGGTGCGCGAAGTGTTCCCGGCCACCCGTGAGCAGCGGTGCTGGTTTCACAAGCAAGCCAATGTCCTTGCCGCGCTGCCGAAATCAGCACACCCGTCGGCGTTGGCAGCGCTCAAAGAGATCTACAACGCCGAGGATATCGACAAAGCCCAGGTCGCGGTCAAAGCCTTCGAGGTCGACTTCGGCGCCAAATATCCCAAGGCGGTCGCCAAGATCACCGACGATCTGGACACCCTGCTGGAATTCTACCGCTATCCCGCCGAGCACTGGATCCACCTACGCACCACGAATCCGATCGAAAGTACCTTCGCCACAGTGCGTTTGCGCACCAAAGTCACCAAAGGTCCGGGGTCACGAGCAGCTGGTCTGGCCATGGCCTACAAGCTCATCGACGCCGCCGCGGCCCGCTGGCGCGCCGTCAACGCACCACACCTGGTCGCCCTGGTGCGCGCCGGCGCGGTCTTCCACAAGGGCAAACTGCTTGAACGCCCCACCGAGATCACCCCACCAACCCCGCCCTCAGACGGCGATCAGCAAGCCGGAACGGAGGTCGCCTGAAACACCCCGATCCACAGGTCTTGACAATTCCTCCGCGCCGGACGCCGGAGCGAGGTGGGGCCGATCCAACCTAAAATTTGCTCCGAAGATGCGGCATCGCCTGCCCGATCGCTTCCCGAGACCTGGTGGATGTGACGATCGGCCCGATGGCGTTCCAGAAGCTAGACGGAAAACAGGACGATGTCTCAGTGCATGGCATTGATCTGCAGTAATAGCTGTGAAATGCTACTGGAGAGCAAACCTGATTTCGGGGTGGTGACAAGGCCGTGAGTGGGGCCCGGTAGCCGAGTAGCGGCGCGGTTCTCGGTTCCGACGGGCCGACATATTGACCCAAAGATATGTTCCGACATAGAGTCCTGCACCGTCATCGACCGCATGCTGGGGGTGGACCGGCTTGGCATACCGAGCGGCAGCGCACAGCCTCCTGCACCGTGATGATCCGCACGGAGGACATCGATGCTGAGACTCCTCGTGCGTCCGCTGGTGGGATTGGCGGCCATCGCCCTGGCTGTACTGGTGACCGGTGTCTCGGTTCAGCTGTTTCGGGGAGGTTTTGCCGATAGCATTGAAGTGACGGTGATTTCGTCGCGCGCCGGGCTGGTGATGAACCCCGACGCCAAGGTTCAGGTGCGCGGTGTCCAGGTCGGCCGCGTGGCGTCGATCGAGCCGCTGCCGGACGGTCGCGCCGCGCTCCACCTCGACGTGGACTCCAGGCGCTTGGACGCCATCCCCGCCAACGCTTTTGTCGATATCGCCTCGCCGACGGTGTTCGGCGCAAAACAGGTGCAGTTCGTCTTCCCGCCGAACCCGTCGCAGGAGTCCCTTCGGCCGGGGCAGGTGATCGACGCCGACCACGTCACGATCGAAGTGAACACCGTCTTCGAACAGCTCAGCGCGGTCCTGGCCGCGATCGAGCCGGCCAAGCTCAACCAGACCCTCGGCGCCATCTCCTCGGCGCTGGCCGGCCGCGGCGACAAGCTCGGTCAGACGCTCGCCGACCTGCACAGTTACCTGGCGACCCTCGAACCGACCCTGCCGGCGCTGCGGGAAGAACTGCACGTCGCACCCGAGGTGCTGCGTGCCTACGCCGATACCGCCGCAGACTTCGTCTCGATCACCGACAGCGCCGCCCGCATCAGCGACAGCGTGGTCGACGAGCGGCACAACCTCGATGCCGCACTGATTTCGGTGATCGGTCTGGCCGACGTCGGCCAGCAGGTGGTGGGGGAGAACCGCGATGACCTCGCCGAGGTCGCACACCTGCTGGTGCCGACCACCTCGCTGCTCGACGAATACAACCAGGCGCTGTGGTGCGCGCTGAGCGGCATGGTCGAAGCGTCCCATATCCCGCCGTTCAAGAAACCCGGGGTGATGGTGCTCGCCGGATTCCTGTGGGGCCAGGAGCGGTACCGCTATCCCAACGATCTGCCGAAGGCCGGCGCCAAGGGCGGACCGCAGTGCGCCGGGCTGCCCAAGATGCCCTACGGTTCCGCGCCGCCGTACGTGGTCGCCGACACCGGCACCAACCCGTGGCGGCGCAGGTATCCGGGAATCGTGCTGAACTCGGACCTGATCAAGCAGATCATGTTCGGCGATACCGAACACGACGGTCCACCACGCAACACCGCTCAGATCGGACAACCGGGATGAGGCAGGGTCCGCGTCCGACGCTGATCAAATTCGGCATCTTCGCGGTGGTGATGGTGCTGCTCACCGCATCGCTGTTCTTCATCTTCGGCCAGTACCAAACAGGTTCTCGGACAAAGTATTCAGCGGTCTTCACCGATGTCTCGCGGCTGGAGCCGGGCCAGTCGGTCCGGGTGGCCGGCATGCGCGTGGGCACGGTCGACGGCGTCAGACTGCGCCCGGACAAGACCGTTGCGGTGACCTTCGACGTCGACTCCGGCGTGCGGATGACCACCGGGACAAGGGTGGCGGTGCGCTATCTGAACCTGGTCGGTGACCGCTATCTGGAGCTGATCGAGGGTCCCGGCGGGGATCCGCTGCCGCCCGGATCGGAGATCCCCACCTCGCGAACCCAGCCGGCGCTGGACCTCGATCTGCTGCTCGGCGGGCTCAAGCCGGTGATCCGCGGGCTCAACCCCGAAGACATCAACGCGCTGTCCGCCTCGCTGGTCCAGATCTTCCAGGGACAGGGCGGCACGCTGCGGTCGCTGCTGGCGAACACCTCGGACTTCACCACGGCGCTGGCCGAACACAGCCAGACCATCCAGGCGCTCGTCGACCACCTGCGGTCGCTGCTGGCCACCCTGTCGCGGGAAGGTGACAAGTTCTCCACCACCGTCGGCCAATTGGAGCGGCTGGTCACCGAGCTTGCGGCGGAACGGGATCCGATCGCTACGGCGATCGACGCATTGAACAGCGGTGCGGCCTCGCTGGCGGATCTGCTCAGCGACGCCCGACCGCCGCTGTCCGGAAGCGTCGATCAGCTGAACCGGCTCGCGGTCAACCTCGATTTCCAGAAGGACCGGCTCGACACCGCCCTGAAGAAGGCTCCGGAGAACTTCCGCAAACTGGTGCGCACCGGCTCCTACGGCAGCTTCTTCAACTACTACATCTGCGAGATCAAATGGCGGGTCACCGATCTGCAGGGCCGGACGGCCGAGTTTCCGTGGCTCCGGCAGGAAAACGGAAGGTGCACTGAGCCCTGATGCTGAAGTACCGCGGCGGAGAGCTTATTCGACCCGGGTTCATCGGGATCGTCCTGGTGGTCCTGGTGATCGCCGTCGGCCTCAATCCCGAGCGGCTGGTTTCGCTGGCCACCGACGTCCGATACCAGGCCGAGTTCACCGACGCGGGTGGAGTCGCGGTGGGCAACGACGTGACGGTGTCCGGGATGAAGGTGGGCACCGTTACCGACGTCGAACTTCGCGGGCGTCACGCGCTGGTGACGTTCGCGGTCGACGGCACCGTCTCGCTGGGCTCGGAGACCACCGCGCATATCCGCACCGGCACCCTGCTGGGGCAGCGCGTGCTCACCCTGGAGTCGCGCGGCTCCGCAACGATGCGGCCGATGGACGTGATCCCGGTGTCGCGCACCGCGGCTCCGTACTCGCTGACCGAGGCGGTCAACGAGCTGACCAGCAACACCGCCAAGACCGACACGGCCGCGGTGAACCAGGCGCTCGACACCCTGGCGGAGACACTCGACCAGGTGGGGCCGCAGCTGCGGCCCACCTTCGAGGGACTGACCCGGGTGTCGCAGGCGCTCAACGACCGCGACGGCACGTTGGCGGAGCTGTTGGCGCACAGCGCCGACGTCACGCGGATCCTCGCCGAGCGCAGCAACCAGGTCAACACCCTGCTGCTCAACGCCAACGATCTCGTCGCGGTGCTCAACGAACGCCGACGCGAGATCGTCGATCTGCTGGCGCACACCTCCGCGCTGGCCAAGCAGATGTCGGCGTTGATCGAGGAGAACGAGCAGGAGCTCGCACCCACCCTGGACAAACTCAACGGCGTCGTGGCGATCCTGGAGGAGAATCGCGACAACATCGCCGAGGCACTACCCGGGCTGGCCAAGTTCCAGATCACGCTCGGCGAGACGATCGGCAACGGCCCGTACTACCAGGCCTACATCCCGAATATCTTCTTCGGCCAGCTGTTCCAGCCGTGGCTGGATTACGCGTTCGGCTTCCGCCGCGGCGTCAACGCCGGCCAGCCGCCGGACAACGCCGGGCCACGCGCCGAACTGCCGTTCCCGTACAACGGGATACCGGAGCCGTGGGAGCGGTGGGGGGAGCCCCCGCGATGAACCCCACGATGACCCGCAACCGGCTGCCCAGGCTGCTGCTGGCCGCCGCGTTGGTCCTGCTGATGATCGGCGGTGGCGCGACGGTCGTCACCAAGACGCTGCTGCGGCCCACTACGGTCTCCGCGTACTTCATCACGGCGACCGCGATCTACCCCGGCGACGAGGTGCGGATCGCGGGGGTGAGGGTCGGCACGATCGCCGCGATCGAGCCGGTGGGCACCCAGGCCAGAATGACGCTGCACATCGATCGCGGCATCCGGGTTCCGGCCGACGCCAAGGCGGTGATCGTCGCGCAGAACCTGGTGTCGGCACGCTACGTGCAACTGACGCCGGCCTATGAATCTGGGCCGGTCATGCGGGACGGCGCGGTGATCCCGATCCAACGCACCGCGGTGCCCGTCGAGTGGAACGAGGTCAAGGAACAGTTGATGCGCCTGGCGACCGAGTTGGGGCCCGACGCCGGCATGTCCGGCGGGTCGGTCGGCCGGTTCATCGACAGTGCGGCCGCCGCGATGGGCGACAACGGCGAGAAGCTGCGCGAGACGCTTGCCGAATTGTCCGGGCTGGGCCGGATCCTGGCCGAGGGCAGCGGCAACGTCGTCGAGACGATCACCAATCTGCAGCGGTTCGTCACCGCGCTGCGTGACAGCAATGAGCAGATCGTGCAGTTCCAGAACCGGTTCGCGACGCTGACCGGCCTGGTCAACGACAGCAGATCCGATCTGGACGCGGCGCTGACGAACCTGTCCGAGGTCATCGACGAGACCACCCGGTTCATTCGGGGAAGTCGGGACAAGACCGCCGAACAGATTCAGCGCCTGGCCAACGTCACCCAGAACCTGGCCGACCACAAGCTCGACCTGGAGAACGTGCTGCACATCGCGCCGCATTCGATCGCCAACGCGGTCAACATGTTCGACCCGCGCACCGGCGCCGCCAGCGGGGTGTTCGTGATCACGAACATGACGAATCCGGTGTGGGCCATCTGCGGGATGATCGGTGCCCTGCAGAACGTCACCGCGCCGACGACGGCCAAACTGTGTGGTCAATACGTCGGTCCGGGCCTGCGGTTGATGAACTTCAACATGGTGCCGTTCCCGTTCAACCCGTTCCTGACCGCCAATCCGCCGGAGTACATGCTGCGCTACAGCGAAGACCGGCTGCGGCCGGGAGGTGAGGGGGACCTGCCCGACCCGCCGGAACCCCCGCCCGCGGTGTCGGCCTACACCGGAATGGGTGATGTCGCGCCGCCGCCGGGCTGGGGTCCGCCGGCTCCCGAAGCGGTGCCTCCCCCAGCGCCCCCGCTACCCTCGGGAACCCCTGTGGCCCAACCTCATTCCGCGATTCCCGGGCCGGCTGTCGTACCCGGCCCGACGACCCTGGAAGGGTTGCTGCTGCCCGCCGAGCGTCCTCCCGAACCCGCCGGCCCCGTTCCCCACGCCTCCGGACCCGGTGACCCCGGCCCGAGTGCAGCGGGCCCGGGTGAACCGGTGCAGCCGCCACTGCCGAACGATGGGACCCCGCCATGATCCGATCAGCACGGCGTCTATTGGCGACCGGGGCCGCGGTGCTGCTCACCGTACCCGGATGCGCCTTCCAAGGGGTGAACTCGCTGCCGTTACCAGGTGTGGTCGGACGCGGCCCGGGCGCGCAGAAGTTCACCGTCGAACTCGAGAACGTGGGAACGCTGGAATCGAATTCGCCGGTGATGCTCGACGACGTCGTGGTCGGCAGCGTCGGACCGATGCGGCTGCACGGCTGGCATGTGGATGTGGAGGTGTCGGTGCGGCCCGATGTGGTGGTGCCGGCCAACGCCACCGGGACCGTCGGGCAGACCAGCCTGCTCGGGTCCATGCACATCGCATTGGACCCGCGGCCGGGCGAAGCGCCGACCGGTCGGCTGCGGTCCGGAAGCACCATCGACCTCGATCGCTCCTCGACCTATCCGTCGACGGAGCAGACCCTGTCGTCGCTGGCGGCGGTGGTCAACGGCGGCGGCCTGGGTCAGATCGGGGAAATCATCCACAATCTCAATACCGCGTTGTTCGGCCGTGCGGACGTCGTGCGCGACCTGCTCACCCGGATGAACACCCTGGTCGAACTGCTCAACGGTCAGCGCGGTGACATCACCGCGGCCGTCGAGGAACTCAAGCGGTTCGCCGAGCAGCTGTCCGGGCAGCGCGAGGTGATCACCCGGGCGCTGGACCGAATCCCGCCCGCGCTCGACGTGCTGCTCGCCCAGCGCTCCAACTTCACCACCGCCCTGCGCAAGCTCGGCGAATTCAGCGACACGGTAACGGGTTTGGTGAACGACACCCAGGAGGACCTGGTCACCAACCTCAAGCACCTGGAACCGACGCTGCGTGCGCTCGCCGACGTCGGTCCGGAGATCGACACCGCGCTCGCCGGGGCCCCGGTCTTTCCGATGTCGCAGAACCTCATCGACCGCGGCATCCGCGGTGACTACATGAACCTGTGGGTCACCGTCGACTGGACCAGCGCCCGGCTCAAGCGCGGCCTGTTGCTCGGGACGCACCTGGGCCAGGACCGTGCGATGTTGGTGCCCGCTCCCGGTGACCCGGGCTATGAGGACTACTTCCGGAGGTTCCCGCTGGGAGTGAACACCCCGCCGCCGTTCGGGGAGATCCCCAACGTGGACCCGGCGCCGTGGGAGCCGGGAGGTGGTGGCTGATGCTGTCGCGCTTCGTCCGGATTCAGCTGGTGATCTTCACCATCGCCTCGGTGATCGGCGTGGTGGTGATGGTGTTCGCCTATATGCAGGTGCCGACGCTGCTGGGGGTGGGCAAGATCACCGTGACGCTGGAACTGCCGTCGTCGGGCGGGTTGTACCGGTTCGCCAACGTGACCTACCGCGGGGTGCAGGTCGGCAAGGTGACCGGCATGGACGTCACCCGCGAGATGGCGACCGCGACGCTGCGACTCGACACCAGGCCGAGGATCCCGGCCGACCTGGTGGCCGAGGTGCGCAGTGTGTCCGCGGTAGGCGAGCAGTACGTCGAGTTGCTGCCGCGCACCGACGGACCGCCGTACCTGCAGGACGGGTCGGTGATCCCGATGAGCGCCACCAAGATCCCGCAGCCGGTGAGCCCGATGTTCGAGCAGGTGAACAGGCTGATCGAAAGCATCCCCAAGGGGCGGCTGGGCGAACTGATCGACGAGTCGTTCGCCGCGTTCGGGCAATCCGGTTTCGAGATGGCCTCGCTGCTCGACTCGTCGTCGACGATCACTCGCGAGCTCAACCGGGTCGCCGACCGCAACGCGCAGCTGGTGCAGGATTCCCGCCCGCTGCTGCAGGCCCAGGCCCGCAGCGCCGACGCGCTGCGGATATGGGTGCACAGCCTCGCCGGTGTCACCGGCCAGGTGGTACACAACGATCCGGAGATCCGCACGCTGTTGGAGCGCGGGCCCGCCGCCGCCGATGAGGTGTCGCAGTTGCTCGACCAGATCAGGCCGACCCTGCCGGTGCTGCTGGCCAACATGGTGACCTTCGGGCAGGTGGCGGTGACCTACCGGCCGTCGCTGGAACAGGTGCTGGTGCTGTTCCCGCCGTTCGTCGCCAACGCGTTATCGTCGTCGCCGCGCAACAACCCGACCGGGATTCCGCTGGGGGATTTCCGGATCTCGGTCGCCAACCCCAGCCCCTGCACGGTCGGGTTCCTGCCGCCGTCGCGATGGCGCTCGCCCGAGGACACCACCACCGTCGACACACCGGAGGGCTTGTACTGCAAGCTGCCCCAGGATGCCCCGATCGTGGTGCGTGGCGCCCGCAACGCCCCGTGCATGGGGGTGCCCGGCAAACGGGCGCCGACGGTGCAGCAGTGCTACAGCGACAAACCGTACGAACCGCTGGCGATGCGTCAACACGCGTTGGGGCCGGCGCCGTTCGACCCCAACCTGATCGCGCAGGGCATCCCGCCCGACGACCGGGTCGATTTCCGGGAGCGCATCTTCGCGCCGATCCAGGGCACACCGTTACAGCCCGGCGCGGTGCCGGGTGGGCCGCCGCCCCAGGGGGTGCCGGCGCCGTACACCGCACCGCAGGAGGCGCCGGTTGCGGTCGGACCCGCCCTGCCGGAGGCACCGCCGGATCCGGTGGCACCCGCATCGGCCGGGGCGCCGGGACCGTCGGTGGCTATCGCCCGCTACGACCCGGTGACCGGCAAGTACGCCACCCCGGACGGGCATGTCGGGTACCAGGTCGATCTGGTCGATCCGCCGAAGTCATGGCAGGAGATGGTGTACGGGGTGGGGCAGTGAGATCGACGGCCGTCCGGTCGGCGGTCCGGACATCGATCGCGGTGGTGACCGCGGCCGCGGTGGGAGCGTTGTGCCCGGGGCCCATCGCGCATGCCGAGGGGGACGCGAACTCGTACGACGACATCGCGATCAACGGCACCTTCATCGCGTTCTCCGACGGCGTCTGGGCCAAGACCAATGACTCGCTGCACGAGGAACGCAGCGTCACGCAGGTCTGGACGATCACGTCGACGTGCACCACCTTCGAGGACTGCACCGGGCAGGTGATCAGTGACCACGGCTGGACCGGGGACCTGGTGTACCTGAGCGGCCGCTGGCGGGTGCGGCACGTCATCGAGGACTGGGAGCCGTGTTGGGACGGAACCGCCTGGCCGGGCACCCAGACGTTCATCTTCTGGCAGGAATACGAGCGCGACCCGAACGTCTACGTCGGCTGGGACCGGACCGAGGGGCCCAGCGGGGCTTGCGGTTTCAACAGGGTGCTCGACATCGAGATGCCGTTCCGGCTGACTCGGCAGAGCTGACGGCGCCCTGTCGACCGCTGTGTCGACAACGCTTGGAGGTTCCCGCCGGGCAGAACAAATGTTAGGTTGATGCGCGGGTGGCTGCCGCCCCCGAAGTGCCAGGACAGCCGCCGGTGGCGGCCGAGCGCGTACGACCTTGAGGAGTTCTCGTGACCAGACCGCTGACCACCGTGGTGTGGTCGACCGGAGGTGTCGGTTCGATCGCCATCGACGCGATCCGGCGCCGCCCGGATCTGCAGCTGGTGGGCGTGTGGGTACACACCCCCGAGAAGGTGGGCAAGGACGCCGGTGAGCTCGCGGGCGGAGAACCGATCGGGATCACGGCCACCAACGACGCAGATGCACTGATCGCGCTGCAGTCCGACTGCGTGGTGTACGCGGCCAGCGGCCCGGAGCGCGACGCCGGAGCGGTGCCGGACTACCTGCGGCTGCTCGAGGCCGGAATCAACGTCGTGTCAACCACATCCACCACGCTCATCTACCCGCCCGCCTACTTCTCGCCAGAATGGCGCGATCAACTCGAGACAGCCGCCAAGGCCGGGCAGGCGTCGTTCTACGCCTCCGGGATCTTCCCCGGTTTCGGGTCCGATGCGCTGGCGCTGCTGCTCACCACGCAGTCCAAGAGGATCGACTGCGTCAAGGTCAGCGAGATCGCGCTGAACGACCACTACCCGGTGGCCGACATCATGATGAACGGCATGGGCTTCGGCCACCCGCTGGACTTCGAGCCGATGCTCAAGACGCCCGGCTTCGTCGAGATGGCATGGCGGGCACCCATCTACCTGATCGCCGACGGGCTGGGGGTCGAGGTCACCGAGATCCGTGGCTCCCTCGACCGGCAACTCACCCACCGCGACATCGAGGTGGCGTTCGGCACGATCAAGGCCGGCACCTGCGGCGCCGTCCGCACCCGCGCCGCCGGTGTGGTCAACGGCCGGGAGGCCATCGTCGTCGAACACATCATCCGGATGGCCCGCGACGTCGCACCGGACTGGCCGACATCGGAGTTCGACGCCACCTACCGGGTGGACATCACCGGCGACCCCGACATCCACTGCGCGATGAACGTCGGCGACGCGGTCGGCCACGGCGCCGGTCACGCGGCCATGACCGCGACCGCGATGCGGGTGGTCAACGCGATCCCCTATGTGGTCGACGCGCCACCTGGGCTGCTGAGCTCGCTCGATCTGCCGAACACCTTGCCGCGACACGCTTTCGACTGACCGGACGCCGTCGTGTACTCCCTGCGGTTCGACATGCGGGCGCCCGCGTTCGGTGCCGACCGCACCGATCTCTACGCCGCGGCGATCGACATGTGTGCGTGGGCCGAACAGCACGGCGCGCTGGCCGTGGTGCTGTGCGAGCACCACGGCAGCGAGGACGGCTACCTGCCGGCGCCGCTGATGCTCGCCTCGGCCATCGCCGCCCGCACCGAGCGGCTGCTGCTCAACCTGGTCGTGATCCTGCCGTTCTACGATCCGGTTCGCCTGGCCGAGGACATCGCGGTGCTCGACAACCTCAGCCGGGGCCGTGCCTCGATCGTGTTCGGGTTGGGTTATCGGCCCGAGGAATTCGAGCACTTCGGGGTCGACCGAACCAAGCGCGGCACGATCGCCGACGCCAAGCTCGAGCTGCTGCGGGCGTTGCTGAGGGGGGAGGAGGTGTATCACCAGGGCCGTCGGATCAGGGTGACGCCCCCGCCGCACACCCCGGGTGGTCCCACCCTGATGTGGGGCGGTGCCAGCCTGGCGGCGGCGCGGCGCGCCGGCCGCTACGGGCTTGGCCTTCTGGCCAACGGGTCGGTGCCCGGGATGCAGCAGGCCTACCTGGCCGCCTGCCGCGAACACGGCCACCCGCCGGGGCCCGCGCTGTTGCCGGACCCGGACACCCCCACCGTGACTTTCGTGGCCGACGACGTCGACGCGGCCTGGGACGAGCTCGGCCCGTACCTGCTGCACGACGCCCGCGGATATGCGGAATGGAATCCGGCAGGCGGGGACAACTCCGCCTCCGCGGGCATCTCGCCTGCCCGGGACGTCGCCGAACTTCGTGCGATGTCCCGGTCGCACCGCATCATCAGCACCGCCGACGCGATCGCGATCGTGCGGCGCGGCGGCATGCTCAACCTGTCACCGCTGTGCGGCGGCATCCCGCCGGAGATCGCCTGGCCGTACCTGCGCCGGGTCGGCGAGGTAGTGCTGCCCGAGGCGGCCCGCAGCGACGACGCCGAGGCGCGGCCCGACCGGCTCAGCAACGCGTTCCGGGAGCTCATGTCCACCGACCGGAGACCACAGTGACGGGTGTGCGCGCGGTCGACGAGTTGTACTACGACCCTTTTGATTTCGAGATCGACAACAACCCCTATCCGATTTGGAAGCGGATGCGCGACGAAGCTCCGCTGTACTACAACGAGCGGTACAACTTCTTCGCGCTGACCCGCTACGACGACGTCGCCCGGGAGCTGCCGAACTTCCGCACCTACCGGTCGGGCCGTGGCACCACCATCGACGTCATCATGAGCGGCATCGAGGTGCCGCCGGGGGTGATCCTGTTCGAGGACCCGCCGCTGCACGATCTGCACCGCCGATTGCTGTCCAAGGTGTTCACCCCGCGGCGGATGGCCGACATGGAACCGCTGACCCGGCAGTTCTGCCAACGGGTCCTCGACCCGCTGGTCGGATCGGACAGCTTCGACTTCATCAAGGATCTGGGCGCCCAGGTGCCGATGCGCACGATCGGCTACCTGCTCGGCATCCCGGAAAGCGATCAGGCCGGGATCCGGGAACGGACCGACCGCACCCTCGGGCTCAAGCAGGGCACCTTCCGCGAGGTCACCCCGGAGGCGTTCGAGAACAGCTATCAACTCTTCGCCGACTACATCGACTGGCGCGCCGAGCATCCCTCCGACGACCTGATGACCCAGTTGTTGAATGCGCAGATCGAGGAGAACGGCGCCCTGCGCCCACTGACCCGCACCGAAGTACTGACCTACACCAGCATGCTCGCCGGCGCCGGCAACGAGACCACCACCCGGCTGATCGGTTTCATCGGGCAGCTGCTCGCCGAACACCCGGATCAACGACGCGAACTCGTCGAGGATTTCTCGCTGATCCCCGGCGCCATCGAAGAGGTGTTGCGCTACGAAGCGCCGTCACCGGTGCAGGCCCGCTACGTGGCGCACGACACCGAGTACTACGGGCAGAGAATCCCCGAGGGCTCGATCATGTTGCTGATCAACGGGTCTGCCAACCGTGACGAGCGGCATTACCCGGACGCCGACCGCTTCGACATCCATCGCGGCGCGGCGCACCTGTCGTTCGGTCAGGGTCTGCACTTCTGCATGGGGTCGGCGCTGGCCAGGATGCAGGCGCGGGTGGTCCTGGAGGAGGTGTTGCGGCGGTGGCCGGAGTGGGAGGTCGACTACGCCAATGCCGAGATGGCGCACACCACCAGCGTGCGCGGCTGGGGCAGGCTGCCGGTGCGCGTGCGCTGATCAGGAGTCGCGGTTGATCACCC
The window above is part of the Mycolicibacterium hassiacum DSM 44199 genome. Proteins encoded here:
- a CDS encoding NAD(P)H-dependent amine dehydrogenase family protein: MTRPLTTVVWSTGGVGSIAIDAIRRRPDLQLVGVWVHTPEKVGKDAGELAGGEPIGITATNDADALIALQSDCVVYAASGPERDAGAVPDYLRLLEAGINVVSTTSTTLIYPPAYFSPEWRDQLETAAKAGQASFYASGIFPGFGSDALALLLTTQSKRIDCVKVSEIALNDHYPVADIMMNGMGFGHPLDFEPMLKTPGFVEMAWRAPIYLIADGLGVEVTEIRGSLDRQLTHRDIEVAFGTIKAGTCGAVRTRAAGVVNGREAIVVEHIIRMARDVAPDWPTSEFDATYRVDITGDPDIHCAMNVGDAVGHGAGHAAMTATAMRVVNAIPYVVDAPPGLLSSLDLPNTLPRHAFD
- a CDS encoding LLM class flavin-dependent oxidoreductase, coding for MYSLRFDMRAPAFGADRTDLYAAAIDMCAWAEQHGALAVVLCEHHGSEDGYLPAPLMLASAIAARTERLLLNLVVILPFYDPVRLAEDIAVLDNLSRGRASIVFGLGYRPEEFEHFGVDRTKRGTIADAKLELLRALLRGEEVYHQGRRIRVTPPPHTPGGPTLMWGGASLAAARRAGRYGLGLLANGSVPGMQQAYLAACREHGHPPGPALLPDPDTPTVTFVADDVDAAWDELGPYLLHDARGYAEWNPAGGDNSASAGISPARDVAELRAMSRSHRIISTADAIAIVRRGGMLNLSPLCGGIPPEIAWPYLRRVGEVVLPEAARSDDAEARPDRLSNAFRELMSTDRRPQ
- a CDS encoding cytochrome P450 gives rise to the protein MTGVRAVDELYYDPFDFEIDNNPYPIWKRMRDEAPLYYNERYNFFALTRYDDVARELPNFRTYRSGRGTTIDVIMSGIEVPPGVILFEDPPLHDLHRRLLSKVFTPRRMADMEPLTRQFCQRVLDPLVGSDSFDFIKDLGAQVPMRTIGYLLGIPESDQAGIRERTDRTLGLKQGTFREVTPEAFENSYQLFADYIDWRAEHPSDDLMTQLLNAQIEENGALRPLTRTEVLTYTSMLAGAGNETTTRLIGFIGQLLAEHPDQRRELVEDFSLIPGAIEEVLRYEAPSPVQARYVAHDTEYYGQRIPEGSIMLLINGSANRDERHYPDADRFDIHRGAAHLSFGQGLHFCMGSALARMQARVVLEEVLRRWPEWEVDYANAEMAHTTSVRGWGRLPVRVR